One Aegilops tauschii subsp. strangulata cultivar AL8/78 chromosome 7, Aet v6.0, whole genome shotgun sequence genomic window carries:
- the LOC109756440 gene encoding ferritin-like catalase Nec2: MLKPFVKMATASSHTYSPLLLLFLLACSCRASSGHAVDPACPPAKASALAVETSDCGGPRCQAPAPHVPVPVFPYDVDPMQFALNLEYTEAEFFLHAAFGVGLDQIAPNLTLGGPPPVGAMKANLDEVTWRIAAEFGLQEVGHVRAIQNTVGGIPRPKIDLSANNFARVMDQAFGYHLDPPFDPYIDSRNFLLACYVIPYLGINGYTGTNPIIDGYETKHLLAGLLGVEAGQDAVFRALLFECKSETVPPYKGITVAEFTDRISTARNQLGKCGVKDEGLTVPPELGAEGRICTNVLSADRDSLSYARMPAELLRILYLTGDEHVPGGFFPEGANGKIAREFLRKPFAAEGNKTPAN; this comes from the exons TCCGGCCATGCGGTCGACCCTGCCTGCCCTCCGGCCAAGGCGTCGGCGCTGGCAGTGGAAACCTCGGACTGCGGCGGACCTCGGTGCCAGGCACCGGCTCCGCACGTCCCGGTCCCGGTGTTCCCGTACGACGTCGACCCGATGCAGTTCGCGCTGAACCTGGAGTACACCGAGGCCGAGTTCTTCCTCCACGCAGCGTTCGGTGTAGGGCTTGACCAGATCGCCCCGAACCTGACGTTGGGAGGGCCGCCTCCGGTGGGCGCCATGAAGGCCAACCTCGACGAGGTGACATGGCGCATCGCCGCGGAGTTTGGCCTTCAAGAAGTCGGCCACGTGAG GGCTATCCAGAACACAGTTGGTGGGATTCCTAGGCCAAAGATAGACCTGAGCGCCAACAACTTTGCAAGGGTGATGGACCAAGCATTTGGTTACCATCTGGACCCTCCTTTCGACCCCTACATCGACAGCCGCAACTTCCTGCTGGCGTGCTACGTGATCCCCTACCTGGGCATCAACGGCTACACCGGCACCAACCCCATCATCGACGGCTACGAGACTAAACAC CTTCTTGCAGGGTTGCTAGGCGTGGAGGCGGGGCAGGACGCCGTCTTCCGCGCGCTGCTCTTCGAGTGCAAGAGCGAGACGGTGCCGCCCTACAAGGGGATCACGGTGGCGGAGTTCACCGACCGCATCTCCACAGCGAGGAACCAGCTGGGGAAGTGCGGGGTGAAGGACGAGGGGCTCACCGTGCCGCCCGAGCTTGGCGCGGAGGGGAGGATCTGCACCAACGTGCTCTCCGCCGACAGGGACTCGCTCTCCTACGCACGCATGCCGGCGGAGCTGCTCAGAATCCTGTACCTCACCGGCGACGAGCACGTGCCCGGCGGCTTCTTCCCGGAGGGCGCAAACGGGAAGATAGCACGGGAGTTTCTTCGCAAGCCGTTTGCAGCTGAGGGTAACAAGACGCCAGCAAATTAA
- the LOC109766135 gene encoding histone H2A, with protein sequence MDASATGAGAKAKKGAAGRKAGGPRKKSVTRSVKAGLQFPVGRIGRYLKNGRYAKRVGTGAPVYLAAVLEYLAAELLELAGNAAKDNKKSRIVPRHLLLAVRNDQELGRLLAGVTIAHGGVLPNINPVLLPKKTAEKEPKEGKSPKKTAKSPKKADKKA encoded by the coding sequence ATGGACGCCTCAGCCACCGGAGCGGGAGCGAAGGCGAAGAAGGGCGCGGCCGGGCGCAAGGCCGGCGGCCCCAGGAAGAAGTCGGTGACGCGGTCCGTCAAGGCCGGGCTCCAGTTCCCCGTCGGCCGCATCGGGCGGTACCTCAAGAATGGCCGCTACGCGAAGCGCGTCGGCACGGGCGCCCCCGTCTACCTCGCGGCCGTCCTCGAGTACCTGGCCGCGGAGCTGCTGGAGCTCGCCGGGAACGCCGCCAAGGACAACAAGAAGTCGCGCATCGTGCCCAGGCACCTGCTGCTGGCCGTGAGGAACGACCAGGAGCTCGGGAGGCTGCTGGCCGGCGTGACCATCGCGCACGGCGGCGTGCTGCCCAACATCAACCCCGTGCTGCTCCCCAAGAAGACGGCGGAGAAGGAGCCCAAGGAGGGCAAGTCGCCCAAGAAGACTGCCAAATCCCCCAAGAAGGCTGACAAGAAGGCTTAG